The Zalophus californianus isolate mZalCal1 chromosome 8, mZalCal1.pri.v2, whole genome shotgun sequence genome has a segment encoding these proteins:
- the CASS4 gene encoding cas scaffolding protein family member 4 isoform X2, producing MNLRTRETDWTLLARALYDNHPDCSYELAFCRGDILTILEQNVPESEGWWKCLLHGRQGLAPANRLQILPEAPADRPCPPFLRGLEEALTNSEETYQVPTLLKPPTPGPVYEHMKGWVEGPPPTTAQVYEFPDPPARARIVCEKTLSIPKQAFFMIPRPAWASLPTLPSQVYDVPAQSWGPPALKEPEKQQLYDIPPSPQKAGLGPLASQPHGQSAPLVSAITVRQGGYNTLPSPQKSEWIYDTPVSPEKANGRNVSLSSFVEESEPHTPPRYMSSFQNPLNSKARSLYPHLHKNVPMQKKLSLPEIPSYKSLAPRDTFPLDKGAGYKVPPSFLNPRVEQKDTKPNIYDIPKVMLSGPQAVNELARVNGAPENALDHSSSLFSGQAPSLSLEPDRLSVSSSDSRASVVSSCSSSSMESSSSSCSEESGKELSLDPDLARETVASLQHKVAGAVASLMLFVSRKWRFRDYLEANLSAIRSAADHVEESLRAFLDFARGVRGTACNLSDTNLQARIRDQLQTISNSYQILLGTKESLDSCNWSLEVLVTDKVQNSLDDLERFVMVARMVPEDIKRFASIVIANGKLLFKQNCEKEDTLEMTPNAQLELAKCIQPPQREIESYQRSAPFNKQKESEHSPELLKKNGTIICELKLPNLEETEKPILEGRLDENKHFEGQNPSSLIPQPLSQQKPEKRFHLSEHCRLYFGALFKAIGVFNSSLSNRQPPEIFITQSKLVIMVGQKLVDTLCKETQERDVRNEILCGSNHLCSLLKNLALATKHAVLKYPSPAALGHLQAEAQKLEQHTRQFRGTLE from the exons AGGCAAGGTCTGGCCCCTGCCAACCGCCTCCAAATCCTCCCTGAGGCCCCCGCCGACAGGCCCTGTCCCCCTTTCCTGAGAGGCCTGGAGGAAGCTCTCACCAACTCCGAGGAGACCTACCAGGTGCCCACCCTGCTCAAGCCCCCGACTCCAGGCCCTGTATATGAGCACATGAAGGGCTGGGTAGAGGGGCCTCCACCCACCACCGCGCAAGTCTACGAATTCCCTGACCCACCTGCCCGCGCCAGAATCGTCTGTGAAAAGACTCTAAGCATTCCAAAACAG GCCTTCTTCATGATCCCCAGACCTGCTTGGGCCTCGTTGCCAACGCTGCCTTCCCAGGTGTATGACGTACCGGCCCAGAGCTGGGGCCCCCCAGCCCTGAAG GAGCCAGAGAAGCAGCAGTTATATGATataccccccagcccccaaaagGCAGGACTTGGTCCCTTGGCCAGCCAACCACAT GGGCAGAGTGCTCCCCTGGTGTCAGCAATCACCGTGAGGCAAGGCGGCTATAACACGTTACCGAGCCCCCAGAAATCCGAATGGATTTATGACACACCAGTGTCTCCAGAAAAAGCCAATGGCAGAAATGTATCTTTGAGCAGCTTTGTGGAAGAATCAGAGCCCCACACTCCCCCCAGGTATATGTCCAGCTTCCAGAATCCTCTGAACAGCAAAGCAAGGTCCCTCTATCCACACCTGCATAAAAATGTGCCCATGCAGAAAAAACTCAGCCTTCCAGAAATCCCTTCTTATAAATCCCTGGCACCCAGGGACACATTTCCCTTGGACAAGGGTGCTGGCTACAAGGTGCCTCCAAGCTTTCTGAACCCCCGCGTGGAACAGAAGGACACCAAGCCAAACATTTATGACATCCCTAAAGTGATGCTGAGCGGCCCCCAGGCCGTGAACGAGCTGGCGAGAGTCAACGGGGCCCCGGAGAATGCCCTGGACCACAGCTCCTCATTGTTCTCTGGCCAGGCCCCTTCGCTGTCTCTGGAACCGGACAGGTTGTCCGTTTCCAGTTCTGACAGCAGAGCCAGCGTTGTCTCCTCGTGCTCTTCCTCGTCCATGGAATCCTCTTCTAGCTCCTGCTCGGAGGAGTCAGGAAAGGAGCTCTCCTTGGACCCGGACTTGGCCAGAGAGACAGTAGCGTCTCTGCAGCACAAGGTGGCTGGCGCTGTCGCCAGCCTGATGCTCTTCGTCAGCAGGAAGTGGAGGTTCAGAGACTACCTCGAGGCCAACCTCAGCGCCATCCGTAGTGCCGCAGACCACGTGGAAGAATCTTTGAGAGCATTCCTGGATTTTGCCCGCGGGGTCCGGGGGACTGCCTGTAACCTCAGCGACACTAACCTTCAGGCCAGAATTAGGGACCAGCTACAGACCATCTCCAATTCCTACCAGATCCTGCTTGGAACAAAGGAAAGCCTGGATAGCTGCAATTGGTCCTTGGAAGTCCTTGTGACAGACAAAGTCCAAAACAGCCTGGATGACCTCGAGAGATTTGTCATGGTGGCACGGATGGTCCCAGAAGACATCAAGAGGTTTGCCTCCATTGTCATTGCCAATGGGAAGCTCCTTTTCAAGCAGAACTGTGAAAAGGAAGATACCTTGGAAATGACCCCCAATGCACAGTTGGAGCTTGCAAAATGCATCCAGCCTCCCCAAAGGGAAATTGAATCCTACCAAAGAAGTGCTCCttttaataaacaaaaggaaagtgAACATTCCCCTGAGCTACTAAAGAAAAACGGGACAATTATCTGCGAACTG aagctgCCTAACctagaagagacagaaaaacccATCTTGGAAGGAAGGTTGGATGAAAACAAACACTTCGAAGGACAG aatCCTAGCTCTCTCATCCCACAGCCTTTGAGTCAGCAGAAGCCCGAGAAGCGATTCCACCTTTCTGAACACTGCCGGCTCTATTTTGGGGCGCTCTTCAAAGCCATCGGTGTATTTAACAGCAGCCTCAGCAACAGGCAGCCCCCCGAGATCTTTATCACGCAGAGCAAGCTGGTCATCATGGTGGGGCAGAAGCTGGTGGACACGCTGTGCaaagagacacaggagagagACGTGCGCAACGAGATTCTCTGTGGCAGCAATCACCTTTGCAGCCTGCTCAAGAACCTCGCGTTGGCCACCAAGCACGCCGTGCTCAAGtaccccagccctgcagccctgggGCACCTCCAGGCCGAGGCCCAGAAGCTGGAGCAACACACTCGGCAATTCAGAGGGACGTTGGAATGA
- the CASS4 gene encoding cas scaffolding protein family member 4 isoform X3, with the protein MGTETLLARALYDNHPDCSYELAFCRGDILTILEQNVPESEGWWKCLLHGRQGLAPANRLQILPEAPADRPCPPFLRGLEEALTNSEETYQVPTLLKPPTPGPVYEHMKGWVEGPPPTTAQVYEFPDPPARARIVCEKTLSIPKQAFFMIPRPAWASLPTLPSQVYDVPAQSWGPPALKEPEKQQLYDIPPSPQKAGLGPLASQPHGQSAPLVSAITVRQGGYNTLPSPQKSEWIYDTPVSPEKANGRNVSLSSFVEESEPHTPPRYMSSFQNPLNSKARSLYPHLHKNVPMQKKLSLPEIPSYKSLAPRDTFPLDKGAGYKVPPSFLNPRVEQKDTKPNIYDIPKVMLSGPQAVNELARVNGAPENALDHSSSLFSGQAPSLSLEPDRLSVSSSDSRASVVSSCSSSSMESSSSSCSEESGKELSLDPDLARETVASLQHKVAGAVASLMLFVSRKWRFRDYLEANLSAIRSAADHVEESLRAFLDFARGVRGTACNLSDTNLQARIRDQLQTISNSYQILLGTKESLDSCNWSLEVLVTDKVQNSLDDLERFVMVARMVPEDIKRFASIVIANGKLLFKQNCEKEDTLEMTPNAQLELAKCIQPPQREIESYQRSAPFNKQKESEHSPELLKKNGTIICELKLPNLEETEKPILEGRLDENKHFEGQNPSSLIPQPLSQQKPEKRFHLSEHCRLYFGALFKAIGVFNSSLSNRQPPEIFITQSKLVIMVGQKLVDTLCKETQERDVRNEILCGSNHLCSLLKNLALATKHAVLKYPSPAALGHLQAEAQKLEQHTRQFRGTLE; encoded by the exons AGGCAAGGTCTGGCCCCTGCCAACCGCCTCCAAATCCTCCCTGAGGCCCCCGCCGACAGGCCCTGTCCCCCTTTCCTGAGAGGCCTGGAGGAAGCTCTCACCAACTCCGAGGAGACCTACCAGGTGCCCACCCTGCTCAAGCCCCCGACTCCAGGCCCTGTATATGAGCACATGAAGGGCTGGGTAGAGGGGCCTCCACCCACCACCGCGCAAGTCTACGAATTCCCTGACCCACCTGCCCGCGCCAGAATCGTCTGTGAAAAGACTCTAAGCATTCCAAAACAG GCCTTCTTCATGATCCCCAGACCTGCTTGGGCCTCGTTGCCAACGCTGCCTTCCCAGGTGTATGACGTACCGGCCCAGAGCTGGGGCCCCCCAGCCCTGAAG GAGCCAGAGAAGCAGCAGTTATATGATataccccccagcccccaaaagGCAGGACTTGGTCCCTTGGCCAGCCAACCACAT GGGCAGAGTGCTCCCCTGGTGTCAGCAATCACCGTGAGGCAAGGCGGCTATAACACGTTACCGAGCCCCCAGAAATCCGAATGGATTTATGACACACCAGTGTCTCCAGAAAAAGCCAATGGCAGAAATGTATCTTTGAGCAGCTTTGTGGAAGAATCAGAGCCCCACACTCCCCCCAGGTATATGTCCAGCTTCCAGAATCCTCTGAACAGCAAAGCAAGGTCCCTCTATCCACACCTGCATAAAAATGTGCCCATGCAGAAAAAACTCAGCCTTCCAGAAATCCCTTCTTATAAATCCCTGGCACCCAGGGACACATTTCCCTTGGACAAGGGTGCTGGCTACAAGGTGCCTCCAAGCTTTCTGAACCCCCGCGTGGAACAGAAGGACACCAAGCCAAACATTTATGACATCCCTAAAGTGATGCTGAGCGGCCCCCAGGCCGTGAACGAGCTGGCGAGAGTCAACGGGGCCCCGGAGAATGCCCTGGACCACAGCTCCTCATTGTTCTCTGGCCAGGCCCCTTCGCTGTCTCTGGAACCGGACAGGTTGTCCGTTTCCAGTTCTGACAGCAGAGCCAGCGTTGTCTCCTCGTGCTCTTCCTCGTCCATGGAATCCTCTTCTAGCTCCTGCTCGGAGGAGTCAGGAAAGGAGCTCTCCTTGGACCCGGACTTGGCCAGAGAGACAGTAGCGTCTCTGCAGCACAAGGTGGCTGGCGCTGTCGCCAGCCTGATGCTCTTCGTCAGCAGGAAGTGGAGGTTCAGAGACTACCTCGAGGCCAACCTCAGCGCCATCCGTAGTGCCGCAGACCACGTGGAAGAATCTTTGAGAGCATTCCTGGATTTTGCCCGCGGGGTCCGGGGGACTGCCTGTAACCTCAGCGACACTAACCTTCAGGCCAGAATTAGGGACCAGCTACAGACCATCTCCAATTCCTACCAGATCCTGCTTGGAACAAAGGAAAGCCTGGATAGCTGCAATTGGTCCTTGGAAGTCCTTGTGACAGACAAAGTCCAAAACAGCCTGGATGACCTCGAGAGATTTGTCATGGTGGCACGGATGGTCCCAGAAGACATCAAGAGGTTTGCCTCCATTGTCATTGCCAATGGGAAGCTCCTTTTCAAGCAGAACTGTGAAAAGGAAGATACCTTGGAAATGACCCCCAATGCACAGTTGGAGCTTGCAAAATGCATCCAGCCTCCCCAAAGGGAAATTGAATCCTACCAAAGAAGTGCTCCttttaataaacaaaaggaaagtgAACATTCCCCTGAGCTACTAAAGAAAAACGGGACAATTATCTGCGAACTG aagctgCCTAACctagaagagacagaaaaacccATCTTGGAAGGAAGGTTGGATGAAAACAAACACTTCGAAGGACAG aatCCTAGCTCTCTCATCCCACAGCCTTTGAGTCAGCAGAAGCCCGAGAAGCGATTCCACCTTTCTGAACACTGCCGGCTCTATTTTGGGGCGCTCTTCAAAGCCATCGGTGTATTTAACAGCAGCCTCAGCAACAGGCAGCCCCCCGAGATCTTTATCACGCAGAGCAAGCTGGTCATCATGGTGGGGCAGAAGCTGGTGGACACGCTGTGCaaagagacacaggagagagACGTGCGCAACGAGATTCTCTGTGGCAGCAATCACCTTTGCAGCCTGCTCAAGAACCTCGCGTTGGCCACCAAGCACGCCGTGCTCAAGtaccccagccctgcagccctgggGCACCTCCAGGCCGAGGCCCAGAAGCTGGAGCAACACACTCGGCAATTCAGAGGGACGTTGGAATGA
- the CASS4 gene encoding cas scaffolding protein family member 4 isoform X1 has translation MKGAGIMDGAPKTLLARALYDNHPDCSYELAFCRGDILTILEQNVPESEGWWKCLLHGRQGLAPANRLQILPEAPADRPCPPFLRGLEEALTNSEETYQVPTLLKPPTPGPVYEHMKGWVEGPPPTTAQVYEFPDPPARARIVCEKTLSIPKQAFFMIPRPAWASLPTLPSQVYDVPAQSWGPPALKEPEKQQLYDIPPSPQKAGLGPLASQPHGQSAPLVSAITVRQGGYNTLPSPQKSEWIYDTPVSPEKANGRNVSLSSFVEESEPHTPPRYMSSFQNPLNSKARSLYPHLHKNVPMQKKLSLPEIPSYKSLAPRDTFPLDKGAGYKVPPSFLNPRVEQKDTKPNIYDIPKVMLSGPQAVNELARVNGAPENALDHSSSLFSGQAPSLSLEPDRLSVSSSDSRASVVSSCSSSSMESSSSSCSEESGKELSLDPDLARETVASLQHKVAGAVASLMLFVSRKWRFRDYLEANLSAIRSAADHVEESLRAFLDFARGVRGTACNLSDTNLQARIRDQLQTISNSYQILLGTKESLDSCNWSLEVLVTDKVQNSLDDLERFVMVARMVPEDIKRFASIVIANGKLLFKQNCEKEDTLEMTPNAQLELAKCIQPPQREIESYQRSAPFNKQKESEHSPELLKKNGTIICELKLPNLEETEKPILEGRLDENKHFEGQNPSSLIPQPLSQQKPEKRFHLSEHCRLYFGALFKAIGVFNSSLSNRQPPEIFITQSKLVIMVGQKLVDTLCKETQERDVRNEILCGSNHLCSLLKNLALATKHAVLKYPSPAALGHLQAEAQKLEQHTRQFRGTLE, from the exons AGGCAAGGTCTGGCCCCTGCCAACCGCCTCCAAATCCTCCCTGAGGCCCCCGCCGACAGGCCCTGTCCCCCTTTCCTGAGAGGCCTGGAGGAAGCTCTCACCAACTCCGAGGAGACCTACCAGGTGCCCACCCTGCTCAAGCCCCCGACTCCAGGCCCTGTATATGAGCACATGAAGGGCTGGGTAGAGGGGCCTCCACCCACCACCGCGCAAGTCTACGAATTCCCTGACCCACCTGCCCGCGCCAGAATCGTCTGTGAAAAGACTCTAAGCATTCCAAAACAG GCCTTCTTCATGATCCCCAGACCTGCTTGGGCCTCGTTGCCAACGCTGCCTTCCCAGGTGTATGACGTACCGGCCCAGAGCTGGGGCCCCCCAGCCCTGAAG GAGCCAGAGAAGCAGCAGTTATATGATataccccccagcccccaaaagGCAGGACTTGGTCCCTTGGCCAGCCAACCACAT GGGCAGAGTGCTCCCCTGGTGTCAGCAATCACCGTGAGGCAAGGCGGCTATAACACGTTACCGAGCCCCCAGAAATCCGAATGGATTTATGACACACCAGTGTCTCCAGAAAAAGCCAATGGCAGAAATGTATCTTTGAGCAGCTTTGTGGAAGAATCAGAGCCCCACACTCCCCCCAGGTATATGTCCAGCTTCCAGAATCCTCTGAACAGCAAAGCAAGGTCCCTCTATCCACACCTGCATAAAAATGTGCCCATGCAGAAAAAACTCAGCCTTCCAGAAATCCCTTCTTATAAATCCCTGGCACCCAGGGACACATTTCCCTTGGACAAGGGTGCTGGCTACAAGGTGCCTCCAAGCTTTCTGAACCCCCGCGTGGAACAGAAGGACACCAAGCCAAACATTTATGACATCCCTAAAGTGATGCTGAGCGGCCCCCAGGCCGTGAACGAGCTGGCGAGAGTCAACGGGGCCCCGGAGAATGCCCTGGACCACAGCTCCTCATTGTTCTCTGGCCAGGCCCCTTCGCTGTCTCTGGAACCGGACAGGTTGTCCGTTTCCAGTTCTGACAGCAGAGCCAGCGTTGTCTCCTCGTGCTCTTCCTCGTCCATGGAATCCTCTTCTAGCTCCTGCTCGGAGGAGTCAGGAAAGGAGCTCTCCTTGGACCCGGACTTGGCCAGAGAGACAGTAGCGTCTCTGCAGCACAAGGTGGCTGGCGCTGTCGCCAGCCTGATGCTCTTCGTCAGCAGGAAGTGGAGGTTCAGAGACTACCTCGAGGCCAACCTCAGCGCCATCCGTAGTGCCGCAGACCACGTGGAAGAATCTTTGAGAGCATTCCTGGATTTTGCCCGCGGGGTCCGGGGGACTGCCTGTAACCTCAGCGACACTAACCTTCAGGCCAGAATTAGGGACCAGCTACAGACCATCTCCAATTCCTACCAGATCCTGCTTGGAACAAAGGAAAGCCTGGATAGCTGCAATTGGTCCTTGGAAGTCCTTGTGACAGACAAAGTCCAAAACAGCCTGGATGACCTCGAGAGATTTGTCATGGTGGCACGGATGGTCCCAGAAGACATCAAGAGGTTTGCCTCCATTGTCATTGCCAATGGGAAGCTCCTTTTCAAGCAGAACTGTGAAAAGGAAGATACCTTGGAAATGACCCCCAATGCACAGTTGGAGCTTGCAAAATGCATCCAGCCTCCCCAAAGGGAAATTGAATCCTACCAAAGAAGTGCTCCttttaataaacaaaaggaaagtgAACATTCCCCTGAGCTACTAAAGAAAAACGGGACAATTATCTGCGAACTG aagctgCCTAACctagaagagacagaaaaacccATCTTGGAAGGAAGGTTGGATGAAAACAAACACTTCGAAGGACAG aatCCTAGCTCTCTCATCCCACAGCCTTTGAGTCAGCAGAAGCCCGAGAAGCGATTCCACCTTTCTGAACACTGCCGGCTCTATTTTGGGGCGCTCTTCAAAGCCATCGGTGTATTTAACAGCAGCCTCAGCAACAGGCAGCCCCCCGAGATCTTTATCACGCAGAGCAAGCTGGTCATCATGGTGGGGCAGAAGCTGGTGGACACGCTGTGCaaagagacacaggagagagACGTGCGCAACGAGATTCTCTGTGGCAGCAATCACCTTTGCAGCCTGCTCAAGAACCTCGCGTTGGCCACCAAGCACGCCGTGCTCAAGtaccccagccctgcagccctgggGCACCTCCAGGCCGAGGCCCAGAAGCTGGAGCAACACACTCGGCAATTCAGAGGGACGTTGGAATGA